Genomic segment of Prochlorococcus marinus CUG1433:
TAAATAAACTTTGTATTAGAATTTCCTTAAATGCGGTCGGGGAGACTTGAACTCCCACACCCGAAGATACGAGTACCTAAAACTCGCGCGTCTACCAATTCCGCCACGACCGCTCAAATAAAATAATAATTGAAAGAGGTTTATTTTAAAAATATTTTTAACTTATGATCATTAATTTGACACATAAAAATTAATTAAACATCTATTCAATAAATTTTTTTTTAATTTAAGCATACAATCATCTAAAAATATCAGTTATATTGTTCAAAGAATATTAGAAACGATTTCAAACTTAACTAATAAAAATACACAAAAAGTTACTAATTCTTCAAAATCTTTTAATTGGCAAAGGGAGATTAAGAATTACGTTGATCCACCAAATTTTTGGAATCCAACATTAGTTCTTTTTTTTGGTGGTTACTTTCTAGCTTTTCTTAGCGTTTGGCAATGGTATCGAGGCGTTTGGCCTCTACCTTTACTTGTAGCTACTGCTTTTTTAGCTTTACATATAGAAGGAACAGTTATTCATGATGCATGTCACAAAGCCGCACATCCTGTTCCATGGATAAATCAAGCAATGGGTCACGGCTCAGCAATTCTTTTAGGATTCAGTTTCCCTGTTTTTACAAGAGTTCACTTACAACATCATATTCATGTGAACCATCCAAAACATGATCCAGATCACATTGTTAGTACTTTTGGTCCTATTTGGCTAATTGCTCCAAGATTCTTTTATCATGAAGTTTTTTTCTTTCAAAGAAAACTTTGGAGAAAATATGAATTATTACAATGGGGAATTGAAAGATCGATTTTTATAACAATAATCTTGGCTGGAATAAAATTTGACTTTATGAATTTAATCTATAATTTATGGTTCGGACCAGCATTAATGGTAGGAGTAACTTTAGGAATATTTTTTGATTATCTTCCTCACAGACCTTTTCGGTCAAGAAATAAATGGATAAATTCACGAGTTTATCCAAGCAGGTTTATGAACTTATTAATAATGGGCCAAAATTACCACCTCATTCATCATCTTTGGCCTTCAATCCCTTGGTTTGAATATAAAATTGCTTATGAAAAAACTAAGCCTTTATTAGACATGAAGGGTTCTCCTCAAAGAGTGGGTATATTTGAAAGTAAAGAAGACATTTATAATTTTATTTATGATTTACTAATTGGTATTAGGAGTCACAGCAAAAAGAGAGGGAAAATAAGAAAAATCATAAATTTATACCCAGGATATAAATTAAAGAAATTTTTCTTAAGGATAGTTAATAAGACATTTATTGGAAGCAACTAAATCATTCATTTATGATTTTTGGGACTTTAAAGTATTTATCTTCTCTGGATGGACCCAACTCCAAAAGCTTTTCAGTGCAATCAGAATCTTTCTTTTCATCTTTTCTAAATACATTAATTACCTCTATCGCTCTTGTTGTACAGGGGACATCAACTGTATCAATTTTTTCAAGTTGTTTTATATATTCCAATATTTTTTCTAATTGTTCTGCATGATTATTAATTTCATCCCCGTTCAGTTCTAATCTAGCCAAATTGGCAACTTTTTCTACTTCATCTTTAGTTATTTTTGTCATACCTTAAGTGAACTTAGTTTTTAAAACTTATTTTATCTAATATTATTTTAATTCATACATTCTATGAATTTCAAATAATTAAGTAAAAATAAATAATCACATTTTTAAAAAGATAATCTCAATTACATAGACTCAATTATCTTTCTTAGCTAAAAATAATATTAGAGCGGTATCAAAAAATAGAAGAAAAATTACTGCCAAAAAATTTTTTTTATCGGCACTCTAGACTAGTTGCCCCTGATTTAATAGGTTGTTACCTAATAAATAAAAATAACGAGAAAGATAAATTTAAGGGGATGATAGTTGAAACCGAAGCTTATTCACAGGAAGAAGAGTCTTGTCATGGTTACCGTAAAATAACCAAATCAAATAAATCATTATTTGGAAAACCTGGAACATTTTATATTTACAAATCTTATGGCATTCATCATTGTTTAAACATAGTTACTGATAAAGAAAATTTTGCTAGTGGTGTATTAATCAGGTCAGTTTTTATCCCTAACAAGAGTGAAAGATTAGCTTCAGGTCCTGGTTTAGTTACTAAGACATTCGGTATTGACATCTCACTAGACTCTCTTGAAGTTCTTAATAACAATTTTTTGTGGATTTCTCAAAGAGAGTCAATTTTAAAGCAAAAAGATATTATTCAAACTACGAGAATTGGCATATCCAAGGCAAAAAATATAAAATGGCGTTGGTATCTCAAAAATAGTAGGAGTGTAAGTAAAAGATTAAAAGGTGACAGATCACCTAAATTCAAATAATCATTTATTTTTATAATCGTAATGCAAACTTGGCCTCATAAACATATCCATACACTTGCTAATTTTTCAATTCAAGATTACAAATCAGTATTTGAATTGGCTAATAGATTTGATGCACTTAAGGATGCAGGAACGAAAAAGATACCGGCTTTACAGGGTACTTTGGTAACTTCCTTGTTTTTTGAGCCTAGTACAAGAACAAAAAATAGCTTTGAACTTGCAGCAAAAAGACTATCTGCAGATGTACAAACTTTTGCGCCATCCTCTAGTTCCTTAACGAAAGGCGAAACAATAATCGATACAGCCATAACTTACTCTGCTATGGGTGCAGATACATTAGTCATCAGACATTCATCAAGTTACATAACCTTTGAGATAGCCAAGAAACTTGATTCAATAAATTCCAAGACTTCTGTACTTAATGCTGGAGATGGATTACATAGTCACCCTAGCCAAGGATTACTAGACATTTATACATTAATAAAATTCTTCTCAAAAGAATCACTTAGTCCAGAGATTTTAAATTCCAAAAAAATTTTAATAATTGGAGATGTTAATCATTCAAGAGTTGCAAGATCAAATCTTTGGGCTTTGAGTGCATTCGGCGCAGACATAATTTTATGTGGTCCTAAAACATTAATACCAGACGAATTTATAAACTTTTTTAAAAACCCAGTACCAAATCAAATAGAAGATCCTGTGAAATCAAGAAGTTCCATAACAATTTCTAGATCATTGGAAGAATCAATTAAAATTGCAGATGCAATTATTGTTTTAAGACTACAGAAAGAGAGAATGATGGAGAATTTACTAAGTAGCATTGATTCGTATAGCTTGGATTATGGTTTAACCCCAGAGAAATTATCTTTGAACAGTAAAGAAATTCCAATTCTTCATCCTGGACCTATCAACAGAGAAATTGAAATCAGTAGTAAAGTAGTAGACGAATACAAAAATTGTTTAATCAATAATCAAGTTGCAAATGGGATACCAATAAGAATGGCTCTACTTTACTTATTACAGAAATGCAACAAATAATTTTAAAGCAACTTTAGACTCTCAGTAAAAAAGCCATAAAATAAACCTAATCTTAAGGAATCTAATGTAAGTACTAAAAATTTCTTTGTCCTTTCAAATCTAAAGTTTCTTCTAAGAGCTATTAAAGCTTCTATTAAAAGAACAGATAAGAAAGCTGATATTGGATCCATAAGTTCCACAACTGCGCTGACCATACCAAGTGAGCTTCCTAAAAAGTAACCAATTAAAAGAATTATTAAGGATATTGAATATCTTCTCCAAGGATTATTAGCCCAAATACTTATTGTTTGAATGTTTTCTACAATCTTTAGTTGAAAATTTGTCTTTTGAGGTCTAAAAACCATTTCAACTAAGCTACATCAGAATTTGATTGAATTCTAGTATTTCCTTCTACTAATTCAAGTAACGCCTCTAACTGGGCAATGAGTCCTCTAAGTTCGCCAGGTTCAGGAAAAAGATCATCCTCTTTAATTCCTAAATGCATTTCTCTAAGTTCTTGCCTTAAATAACGTAAGTGACTAGTGACCTGCTCTCTCTTGTTTTGTGACATATTGGGTCTAAATTGTAACTTATATTAAGAAAAAAATTTCTAATATCGAGACTTTACATATTTATGATTGAGAATGAAGATAAATTGCTCAATAAAAATTCAAAAAAAATAATACCTTCTAAATTTTTACAATTTTGAAAATGTGTACTTAATACTTCCATCGACTTTAAACTATAACTTGAGGCTTTATTATAAGATTATTGGCTAAATTCAATATGGAATTTGTTTCTGAAAATAAAATAAGTGAGGAAGTAGTCAAGTCATTTGATGAAAAAATGACCCTGGAGCTTGCAACAAGGCTAGAAGAAGACAATTATAAGACACCATTTGATGGTTTAAAAGACTGGCATTTACTAAGGGCCCTCGCAATCAATAGACCTGAATTAACGTCTGATTATATACATCTTCTTGATCAAGAACCCTTCGATGAAAACTAAAAGTAAGAACTCCAAAATAAAGGTTCTTTTATTAATAACTGGAAGTATCGCAGCTGTAAGAATTCCATTATTAGTTAGCCAACTAGCGAAAGAAAATTATGAAATAAGATGCGTTTTATCAAAAAATGCAGAAAAATTAATAAAGCCACTTTCTCTCTCTATTCTAAGTAGAAACCCATGCATTTTAGAAAATGATCAATGGTCAAATAGTCAATCAATACCTCTTCACATAGAACTAAGTAATTGGGCTGATATTTTAATCACCGCGCCTTTAACAGCGACAACATTAGCAAAATGGGTAACTGGAAATGCAGAGGGATTGATCCCCAGCATCTTAATAGCAAATATAAAGCCAGTTATTGTTGCACCAGCAATGAATACACAAATGTGGCTAAATAAAGCTGTCCAAAAAAATTATGAGAATTTACAGAATTACAAAAATATTTTGTCTTTGGAACCAAGTGAAGGCCTCTTAGCATGTGATGCTATTGGCATCGGTAAGATACCTCCAAATGATCTAATCCAATTAGCTCTTGAATTTATAGCTTCACTCAAACAAAATGAATATCGCAAAGATTTACTTAATAAAGAAATTTTAATAACTGGAGGGTGTACCTCAGAGAAAATTGACGCGGCAAGACACATTACTAACAAAAGTTCTGGAGCTATGGGCCTACTTCTTTCTCAAGTAGCGAGGTTCAGAGGAGCAAAAGTAAAATATGTTCATGGGCCTCTGAAAATAGATAAGAATCTTACTGATGGAATAAAAAGATATGAAATTGAAAATAGTGTTGATTTAATTAGGGCACTAAGTAATGAAATATCAAATTGCGATTATTTTTTCATGAATGCAGCAGTTTCTGATTTCAAGATAACCTCTGATACTTCAGCTAAAATTCCAAAAAATCAAATTAATGCTCATTTGAATCAAAACTTTGAGCTAGTCCCAGATATTTTAAAAACAATTAGTAAATCAAAAAAAGATAACCAAGTTTTTGTAGGCTTTTGCGCTTTTACAGGATCTATCGAAGACGCACGAATGGCAATTAAAGAAAAGATTATCCAAAAGGGTTGTGATTATCTATTCGCAAACCCAATTGATCTTAAAGGCCAAGGATTTGGATTTTTGGCACAAAATGAAGGTTGGCTATTCGATACAAACAATATGGAACACTACATTAATAAAACATCAAAAATTGATTTAGCAAATAAATTACTAACCCAAATTATTTCATTAAAAAAATAAAAAAAAAATTTTTAATTTGTATTTTTTTGTAATCTTAATCATTAAAAATAATGTTATAGCTTAAAATAATTCCAGTTTTTTAAGATCTAAAAAGCTACGGGTTGTTTCGAGGATTTAATAGTCCTAACTTTTATGGTCCTTTCCCTTGTAATATCCGTACTGAACTTATTAGATGACCTTTAATCTATCGTCACAGAACTTTACTGCAACTTTAATTATGAGAATTCGTTCTTTCTTAGCTTTTGTTATTTCAATTTGTATAA
This window contains:
- a CDS encoding DNA-3-methyladenine glycosylase; this translates as MPKNFFYRHSRLVAPDLIGCYLINKNNEKDKFKGMIVETEAYSQEEESCHGYRKITKSNKSLFGKPGTFYIYKSYGIHHCLNIVTDKENFASGVLIRSVFIPNKSERLASGPGLVTKTFGIDISLDSLEVLNNNFLWISQRESILKQKDIIQTTRIGISKAKNIKWRWYLKNSRSVSKRLKGDRSPKFK
- the coaBC gene encoding bifunctional phosphopantothenoylcysteine decarboxylase/phosphopantothenate--cysteine ligase CoaBC produces the protein MKTKSKNSKIKVLLLITGSIAAVRIPLLVSQLAKENYEIRCVLSKNAEKLIKPLSLSILSRNPCILENDQWSNSQSIPLHIELSNWADILITAPLTATTLAKWVTGNAEGLIPSILIANIKPVIVAPAMNTQMWLNKAVQKNYENLQNYKNILSLEPSEGLLACDAIGIGKIPPNDLIQLALEFIASLKQNEYRKDLLNKEILITGGCTSEKIDAARHITNKSSGAMGLLLSQVARFRGAKVKYVHGPLKIDKNLTDGIKRYEIENSVDLIRALSNEISNCDYFFMNAAVSDFKITSDTSAKIPKNQINAHLNQNFELVPDILKTISKSKKDNQVFVGFCAFTGSIEDARMAIKEKIIQKGCDYLFANPIDLKGQGFGFLAQNEGWLFDTNNMEHYINKTSKIDLANKLLTQIISLKK
- the gatC gene encoding Asp-tRNA(Asn)/Glu-tRNA(Gln) amidotransferase subunit GatC, producing the protein MTKITKDEVEKVANLARLELNGDEINNHAEQLEKILEYIKQLEKIDTVDVPCTTRAIEVINVFRKDEKKDSDCTEKLLELGPSREDKYFKVPKIINE
- a CDS encoding aspartate carbamoyltransferase catalytic subunit; the protein is MQTWPHKHIHTLANFSIQDYKSVFELANRFDALKDAGTKKIPALQGTLVTSLFFEPSTRTKNSFELAAKRLSADVQTFAPSSSSLTKGETIIDTAITYSAMGADTLVIRHSSSYITFEIAKKLDSINSKTSVLNAGDGLHSHPSQGLLDIYTLIKFFSKESLSPEILNSKKILIIGDVNHSRVARSNLWALSAFGADIILCGPKTLIPDEFINFFKNPVPNQIEDPVKSRSSITISRSLEESIKIADAIIVLRLQKERMMENLLSSIDSYSLDYGLTPEKLSLNSKEIPILHPGPINREIEISSKVVDEYKNCLINNQVANGIPIRMALLYLLQKCNK
- a CDS encoding DUF2555 domain-containing protein, which codes for MEFVSENKISEEVVKSFDEKMTLELATRLEEDNYKTPFDGLKDWHLLRALAINRPELTSDYIHLLDQEPFDEN
- a CDS encoding fatty acid desaturase — protein: MSNLTNKNTQKVTNSSKSFNWQREIKNYVDPPNFWNPTLVLFFGGYFLAFLSVWQWYRGVWPLPLLVATAFLALHIEGTVIHDACHKAAHPVPWINQAMGHGSAILLGFSFPVFTRVHLQHHIHVNHPKHDPDHIVSTFGPIWLIAPRFFYHEVFFFQRKLWRKYELLQWGIERSIFITIILAGIKFDFMNLIYNLWFGPALMVGVTLGIFFDYLPHRPFRSRNKWINSRVYPSRFMNLLIMGQNYHLIHHLWPSIPWFEYKIAYEKTKPLLDMKGSPQRVGIFESKEDIYNFIYDLLIGIRSHSKKRGKIRKIINLYPGYKLKKFFLRIVNKTFIGSN
- a CDS encoding DUF565 domain-containing protein, coding for MVFRPQKTNFQLKIVENIQTISIWANNPWRRYSISLIILLIGYFLGSSLGMVSAVVELMDPISAFLSVLLIEALIALRRNFRFERTKKFLVLTLDSLRLGLFYGFFTESLKLL